The following proteins are encoded in a genomic region of Periophthalmus magnuspinnatus isolate fPerMag1 chromosome 23, fPerMag1.2.pri, whole genome shotgun sequence:
- the nrcama gene encoding neuronal cell adhesion molecule a isoform X2, with protein sequence MKPNSGTLVIDISGEKAEAYEGTYQCTAHNDHGTAVSNNIVIRQSRSPLWSKEKDKKIVVQLGISLVLQCRPPAGLPPPIIMWMDNNFQRLPLNPRVSQALNGDLYFSNVLLSDTRTDYICYARFPHTQTIQQKQPISVTVLENNPIGERKPGFMMPLGPTSTKMVLKGEALELECIAEGLPTPNILWQKDGGELSKTVSFQNFNKTLKISDVTEADAGNYRCIANNSYGSAYHIIKVTVKAAPYWISAPRNLILAPNETGILTCRVSGDPKPKISWFVNGVPLQNAPEDPSRKIEDDTVILSSVQTGSSAVYQCNASNEFGYVLANAFVNVLAEPPRVLTPPNRIYQVITNNHALLDCASFGSPIPTITWFKDNQISIKNGDSYVIHENGTLEIHVAQPMNSGKYTCIATNNLGIKENHVFLEVKEPTRILIQPEYEVVQRGMKAVFECKVKHDQSLIPTMTWLKDSTALPDDDRFVVGTESLTIKDVVDEDEGTYTCHMNTTLDHDSASAMLTVVEATPTPPIVYERPDPPTDLEMTGQKERSVELTWTPGDEHNSATQKFIIQYEDHLHQPGVWVNLTEVPGTSPTAQLNLSPYVYYSFRVLALNGVGYSDPSQPSRQYRTNPAAPDVSPSNVQGEGTEPGNLVISWTPLTGFQSNGPGLEYSVQWRQKDVEEEWSTETVANVSQFVVSGTPTFVPYEIKVQAVNDYGSGPVPNAVVGYSGEDLPLTAPDRVRIMLQNSTLAEVHWEPVSMPSVRGKLQGYKVYYRRERGLHDSEDEPQPEEEKSLIFSGNRSEGRLPGLQPYSFYHVYIKVLNSKGEGPASSSKTFETPEGVPGPPSFLNVVNPGLDSLTLEWGPPQHKNGRLSGYTLKYQPVNSTSELGPIKEMTFLPNETTIILSNLNSSMLYKFYLSAKTIKGSGPDISEEAFTAMDTTVASRQVDIATQGWFIGLMCAIALLILVLLIVCFIKRNKGGKYPVKEKEDAHQDPEIQPMKEDDGTFGEYSDTEDHKPLKGSRTPSNGTVRRDESDDSLVDYGEGGDGQFNEDGSFIGQYSGKKEKDTHEGNESSEAPSPVNAMNSFV encoded by the exons ATGAAGCCTAACTCTGGGACCCTGGTCATTGACATCAGTGGAGAGAAAGCTGAGGCGTATGAGGGAACATACCAATGTACAGCCCACAACGATCATGGCACCGCTGTATCCAACAACATCGTCATCCGCCAATCCA GGTCCCCCTTGTGGTCAAAGGAGAAAGATAAGAAAATCGTGGTGCAGCTTGGGATCTCCCTTGTGCTGCAGTGTAGACCACCAGCTGGACTGCCCCCTCCCATCATAATGTGGATGGACAACA ACTTCCAAAGATTACCACTGAATCCACGAGTGTCCCAGGCCTTAAATGGAGATCTGTACTTTTCCAATGTTCTGCTGAGTGACACCAGGACGGACTACATCTGCTACGCCCGCTTCCCCCACACCCAGACCATCCAGCAAAAACAGCCCATCTCCGTCACTGTACTAGAGA aCAACCCAATAGGAGAGCGCAAACCTGGTTTTATGATGCCTCTTGGACCCACCAGCACCAAGATGGTTCTCAAAGGAGAGGCGCTGGAGCTGGAGTGCATCGCAGAGGGACT GCCCACTCCAAACATCTTGTGGCAGAAGGATGGAGGAGAGTTGTCCAAAACAGTCTCTTTCCAGAACTTCAATAAAACTCTGAAGATTTCAGATGTGACTGAAGCTGATGCAGGAAATTACCGCTGTATAGCCAACAACAGCTACGGCTCTGCATACCACATCATCAAAGTCACTGTCAAAG CTGCCCCTTACTGGATTAGCGCTCCTCGGAACCTGATCCTTGCTCCAAATGAGACTGGCATTTTGACCTGTCGGGTCAGCGGAGACCCCAAACCAAAGATCAGCTGGTTTGTGAATGGAGTCCCTTTACAAA atgCACCAGAAGACCCCAGTCGAAAGATTGAAGATGACACTGTGATTCTGAGCAGTGTCCAAACCGGGTCCAGTGCGGTTTATCAGTGTAATGCATCTAATGAGTTTGGATATGTCCTCGCCAATGCTTTTGTCAATGTACTTG CTGAGCCACCAAGAGTTCTGACTCCACCAAACAGGATCTACCAGGTCATCACTAACAATCACGCACTGCTGGACTGTGCCTCCTTTGGCTCACCTATTCCCACTATCACATG GTTTAAAGACAATCAGATCAGCATAAAGAACGGTGACTCCTATGTGATTCATGAAAATGGTACATTGGAAATCCATGTGGCACAACCTATGAACAGTGGAAAGTACACCTGCATTGCCACCAACAACCTGGGCATTAAGGAGAACCATGTATTtctggaggtcaaag AGCCCACCCGTATTCTGATTCAGCCGGAGTATGAGGTGGTACAAAGGGGGATGAAGGCAGTTTTTGAATGTAAAGTGAAGCACGACCAGTCCCTCATACCCACCATGACGTGGCTCAAAGACAGCACAGCACTTCCTGATGATGACAG GTTTGTGGTGGGCACAGAGAGTCTAACAATCAAAGACGTTGTCGATGAAGACGAGGGCACCTACACCTGCCACATGAACACTACTCTCGACCACGACTCAGCCAGCGCCATGCTCACTGTCGTAG AGGCCACTCCTACTCCACCAATTGTATACG AGAGACCGGACCCCCCGACCGACCTGGAGATGAcgggacagaaggagaggagtgtGGAGCTCACATGGACTCCAGGGGACGAGCACAATAGTGCCACTCAGA AGTTTATTATCCAGTACGAGGACCACCTTCACCAGCCTGGGGTGTGGGTGAACTTGACGGAGGTTCCTGGGACCAGCCCCACAGCTCAGTTAAACCTGTCTCCGTATGTTTACTACTCCTTCAGAGTACTTGCACTGAACGGGGTCGGCTACAGTGACCCGAGCCAACCATCCCGCCAGTACAGGACCAACCCAGCAG CTCCTGATGTAAGTCCATCAAATGTGCAAGGTGAAGGAACTGAACCGGGTAACCTGGTCATCTCTTGGACG CCACTGACAGGTTTCCAGTCCAACGGCCCTGGTCTGGAGTACAGTGTGCAGTGGAGACAGAAGGATGTGGAGGAGGAGTGGTCCACCGAAACTGTAGCCAATGTCTCTCAGTTCGTCGTGTCCGGGACCCCCACCTTTGTGCCCTACGAGATCAAAGTTCAGGCTGTCAATGACTATGGTTCTGGTCCGGTTCCTAACGCAGTGGTTGGATACTCCGGAGAAGATC TTCCGTTGACTGCGCCTGACAGAGTACGGATCATGCTCCAAAACAGTACTTTAGCAGAGGTGCATTGGGAGCCTGTGTCTATGCCTTCTGTTCGGGGAAAACTCCAAGGATATAag gtgtattATCGTCGAGAGCGTGGCCTTCATGACTCAGAGGACGAGCCtcagccagaggaggagaagtcCCTGATTTTCAGTGGAAACAGGAGTGAGGGTCGTCTGCCTGGACTTCAGCCCTACAGCTTCTACCACGTCTACATCAAAGTCCTTAACAGCAAAGGGGAGGGTCCAGCCAGCTCCAGCAAGACCTTTGAGACCCCAGAGGGAG TCCCAGGACCTCCTTCCTTTTTAAATGTTGTCAACCCCGGTTTGGACTCTCTGACTCTGGAATGGGGACCCCCTCAACACAAAAATGGCCGACTCTCAGGATACACACTCAAATACCAACCAG TTAACAGCACCAGTGAGCTGGGACCCATCAAAGAAATGACGTTTCTTCCTAATGAGACCACCATCATTTTGAGTAACCTAAACTCCAGCATGCTCTACAAGTTTTACCTGAGCGCCAAGACAATCAAAGGATCGGGACCGGACATATCAGAGGAGGCCTTCACAGCTATGGACACAA CGGTGGCCAGTCGACAGGTGGACATAGCCACACAGGGATGGTTTATCGGGCTCATGTGTGCCATAGCCCTACTCATCCTGGTGCTTCTCATCGTCTGCTTCATAAAAAGGAACAAAGGAGGAAAATACCCAG taaaagagaaagaagatgCTCATCAAGACCCGGAAATTCAGCCCATGAAGGAGGACGATGGCACATTTGGAGAATACAG
- the nrcama gene encoding neuronal cell adhesion molecule a isoform X1 produces the protein MKPNSGTLVIDISGEKAEAYEGTYQCTAHNDHGTAVSNNIVIRQSRSPLWSKEKDKKIVVQLGISLVLQCRPPAGLPPPIIMWMDNNFQRLPLNPRVSQALNGDLYFSNVLLSDTRTDYICYARFPHTQTIQQKQPISVTVLENNPIGERKPGFMMPLGPTSTKMVLKGEALELECIAEGLPTPNILWQKDGGELSKTVSFQNFNKTLKISDVTEADAGNYRCIANNSYGSAYHIIKVTVKAAPYWISAPRNLILAPNETGILTCRVSGDPKPKISWFVNGVPLQNAPEDPSRKIEDDTVILSSVQTGSSAVYQCNASNEFGYVLANAFVNVLAEPPRVLTPPNRIYQVITNNHALLDCASFGSPIPTITWFKDNQISIKNGDSYVIHENGTLEIHVAQPMNSGKYTCIATNNLGIKENHVFLEVKEPTRILIQPEYEVVQRGMKAVFECKVKHDQSLIPTMTWLKDSTALPDDDRFVVGTESLTIKDVVDEDEGTYTCHMNTTLDHDSASAMLTVVEATPTPPIVYERPDPPTDLEMTGQKERSVELTWTPGDEHNSATQKFIIQYEDHLHQPGVWVNLTEVPGTSPTAQLNLSPYVYYSFRVLALNGVGYSDPSQPSRQYRTNPAAPDVSPSNVQGEGTEPGNLVISWTPLTGFQSNGPGLEYSVQWRQKDVEEEWSTETVANVSQFVVSGTPTFVPYEIKVQAVNDYGSGPVPNAVVGYSGEDLPLTAPDRVRIMLQNSTLAEVHWEPVSMPSVRGKLQGYKVYYRRERGLHDSEDEPQPEEEKSLIFSGNRSEGRLPGLQPYSFYHVYIKVLNSKGEGPASSSKTFETPEGVPGPPSFLNVVNPGLDSLTLEWGPPQHKNGRLSGYTLKYQPVNSTSELGPIKEMTFLPNETTIILSNLNSSMLYKFYLSAKTIKGSGPDISEEAFTAMDTSEYTYFVKRMGPTVPPPPTTTPITQAPPPTSHKAPPLGPAFGTVNTSVSEEGAVVTWEYFGHHKNVYVEYIIENSKDDWKKELVNGSHSHMLKGLKPGSTYRVRVVARDPSASTVHSTEEVEVAVPAVASRQVDIATQGWFIGLMCAIALLILVLLIVCFIKRNKGGKYPVKEKEDAHQDPEIQPMKEDDGTFGEYSDTEDHKPLKGSRTPSNGTVRRDESDDSLVDYGEGGDGQFNEDGSFIGQYSGKKEKDTHEGNESSEAPSPVNAMNSFV, from the exons ATGAAGCCTAACTCTGGGACCCTGGTCATTGACATCAGTGGAGAGAAAGCTGAGGCGTATGAGGGAACATACCAATGTACAGCCCACAACGATCATGGCACCGCTGTATCCAACAACATCGTCATCCGCCAATCCA GGTCCCCCTTGTGGTCAAAGGAGAAAGATAAGAAAATCGTGGTGCAGCTTGGGATCTCCCTTGTGCTGCAGTGTAGACCACCAGCTGGACTGCCCCCTCCCATCATAATGTGGATGGACAACA ACTTCCAAAGATTACCACTGAATCCACGAGTGTCCCAGGCCTTAAATGGAGATCTGTACTTTTCCAATGTTCTGCTGAGTGACACCAGGACGGACTACATCTGCTACGCCCGCTTCCCCCACACCCAGACCATCCAGCAAAAACAGCCCATCTCCGTCACTGTACTAGAGA aCAACCCAATAGGAGAGCGCAAACCTGGTTTTATGATGCCTCTTGGACCCACCAGCACCAAGATGGTTCTCAAAGGAGAGGCGCTGGAGCTGGAGTGCATCGCAGAGGGACT GCCCACTCCAAACATCTTGTGGCAGAAGGATGGAGGAGAGTTGTCCAAAACAGTCTCTTTCCAGAACTTCAATAAAACTCTGAAGATTTCAGATGTGACTGAAGCTGATGCAGGAAATTACCGCTGTATAGCCAACAACAGCTACGGCTCTGCATACCACATCATCAAAGTCACTGTCAAAG CTGCCCCTTACTGGATTAGCGCTCCTCGGAACCTGATCCTTGCTCCAAATGAGACTGGCATTTTGACCTGTCGGGTCAGCGGAGACCCCAAACCAAAGATCAGCTGGTTTGTGAATGGAGTCCCTTTACAAA atgCACCAGAAGACCCCAGTCGAAAGATTGAAGATGACACTGTGATTCTGAGCAGTGTCCAAACCGGGTCCAGTGCGGTTTATCAGTGTAATGCATCTAATGAGTTTGGATATGTCCTCGCCAATGCTTTTGTCAATGTACTTG CTGAGCCACCAAGAGTTCTGACTCCACCAAACAGGATCTACCAGGTCATCACTAACAATCACGCACTGCTGGACTGTGCCTCCTTTGGCTCACCTATTCCCACTATCACATG GTTTAAAGACAATCAGATCAGCATAAAGAACGGTGACTCCTATGTGATTCATGAAAATGGTACATTGGAAATCCATGTGGCACAACCTATGAACAGTGGAAAGTACACCTGCATTGCCACCAACAACCTGGGCATTAAGGAGAACCATGTATTtctggaggtcaaag AGCCCACCCGTATTCTGATTCAGCCGGAGTATGAGGTGGTACAAAGGGGGATGAAGGCAGTTTTTGAATGTAAAGTGAAGCACGACCAGTCCCTCATACCCACCATGACGTGGCTCAAAGACAGCACAGCACTTCCTGATGATGACAG GTTTGTGGTGGGCACAGAGAGTCTAACAATCAAAGACGTTGTCGATGAAGACGAGGGCACCTACACCTGCCACATGAACACTACTCTCGACCACGACTCAGCCAGCGCCATGCTCACTGTCGTAG AGGCCACTCCTACTCCACCAATTGTATACG AGAGACCGGACCCCCCGACCGACCTGGAGATGAcgggacagaaggagaggagtgtGGAGCTCACATGGACTCCAGGGGACGAGCACAATAGTGCCACTCAGA AGTTTATTATCCAGTACGAGGACCACCTTCACCAGCCTGGGGTGTGGGTGAACTTGACGGAGGTTCCTGGGACCAGCCCCACAGCTCAGTTAAACCTGTCTCCGTATGTTTACTACTCCTTCAGAGTACTTGCACTGAACGGGGTCGGCTACAGTGACCCGAGCCAACCATCCCGCCAGTACAGGACCAACCCAGCAG CTCCTGATGTAAGTCCATCAAATGTGCAAGGTGAAGGAACTGAACCGGGTAACCTGGTCATCTCTTGGACG CCACTGACAGGTTTCCAGTCCAACGGCCCTGGTCTGGAGTACAGTGTGCAGTGGAGACAGAAGGATGTGGAGGAGGAGTGGTCCACCGAAACTGTAGCCAATGTCTCTCAGTTCGTCGTGTCCGGGACCCCCACCTTTGTGCCCTACGAGATCAAAGTTCAGGCTGTCAATGACTATGGTTCTGGTCCGGTTCCTAACGCAGTGGTTGGATACTCCGGAGAAGATC TTCCGTTGACTGCGCCTGACAGAGTACGGATCATGCTCCAAAACAGTACTTTAGCAGAGGTGCATTGGGAGCCTGTGTCTATGCCTTCTGTTCGGGGAAAACTCCAAGGATATAag gtgtattATCGTCGAGAGCGTGGCCTTCATGACTCAGAGGACGAGCCtcagccagaggaggagaagtcCCTGATTTTCAGTGGAAACAGGAGTGAGGGTCGTCTGCCTGGACTTCAGCCCTACAGCTTCTACCACGTCTACATCAAAGTCCTTAACAGCAAAGGGGAGGGTCCAGCCAGCTCCAGCAAGACCTTTGAGACCCCAGAGGGAG TCCCAGGACCTCCTTCCTTTTTAAATGTTGTCAACCCCGGTTTGGACTCTCTGACTCTGGAATGGGGACCCCCTCAACACAAAAATGGCCGACTCTCAGGATACACACTCAAATACCAACCAG TTAACAGCACCAGTGAGCTGGGACCCATCAAAGAAATGACGTTTCTTCCTAATGAGACCACCATCATTTTGAGTAACCTAAACTCCAGCATGCTCTACAAGTTTTACCTGAGCGCCAAGACAATCAAAGGATCGGGACCGGACATATCAGAGGAGGCCTTCACAGCTATGGACACAAGTGAGTATACCTACTTTGTTAAGAGGATGG GCCCCACAGTGCCCCCTCCACCCACAACTACCCCCATCACACAAGCACCGCCTCCCACGTCGCACAAGG CACCCCCTCTTGGTCCAGCCTTTGGCACCGTTAACACATCTGTCTCTGAAGAGGGTGCTGTGGTCACTTGGGAATACTTTGGACATCACAAAAATGTTTATGTGGAGTACATTATAGAAAATA GTAAAGATGACTGGAAAAAGGAGTTGGTAAATGGTTCTCACTCACATATGCTAAAAGGATTAAAGCCAGGATCGACCTATAGGGTGCGTGTGGTAGCTCGGGACCCCTCGGCATCCACGGTCCACTCCactgaggaggtggaggtggcaGTGCCAG CGGTGGCCAGTCGACAGGTGGACATAGCCACACAGGGATGGTTTATCGGGCTCATGTGTGCCATAGCCCTACTCATCCTGGTGCTTCTCATCGTCTGCTTCATAAAAAGGAACAAAGGAGGAAAATACCCAG taaaagagaaagaagatgCTCATCAAGACCCGGAAATTCAGCCCATGAAGGAGGACGATGGCACATTTGGAGAATACAG